The following coding sequences lie in one Cryptococcus neoformans var. neoformans B-3501A chromosome 2, whole genome shotgun sequence genomic window:
- a CDS encoding hypothetical protein (HMMPfam hit to GalP_UDP_tr_C, Galactose-1-phosphate uridyl transferase, C-terminal domain, score: 233.9, E(): 2.8e-67; HMMPfam hit to GalP_UDP_transf, Galactose-1-phosphate uridyl transferase, N-terminal domain, score: 246.5, E(): 4.5e-71) encodes MSAAHLEVPYFEPTEHPHRRYNPLIGRHVLVSPHRTKRPWKGQTEEPVLTTLPEYEATCNLCPGNERSNGNKNPKYIDTFTFENDFPALLPGPLPTLQQPSKVNSSDSLFASEPIRGRCKVICFHPKHDLTIARMNVDDVVRVIGEWKNVYVEEGRMLQESSGQGYVQIFENRGAMMGASAPHPHGQVWSLSYVPDEPQTELNNLAASTLVSSGNTPVRGDGCPCLLCTYAAEEVRRKERVVEIDVESGWVAVVPFWAVWPFETLLLPYKRHIPSLIQLNDNEIIGLARILQRLLVRYDNLFSCPFPYSMGLHQSPLPPSNPDGDVAHIHFHFYPPLLRSASVRKFLVGFEMMAEVQRDLTPEQAASRLRALPGTHYLDQKIAV; translated from the exons ATGTCGGCTGCACATTTAGAGGTTCCGTATTTCGAGCCGACTGAACACCCTCATAGGCGAT ATAATCCTCTGATAGGCAGGCATGTACTGGTGTCCCCTCATAGGACCAAACGCCCATGGAAG GGGCAGACGGAGGAGCCGGTCCTGACCACTCTTCCAGAATATGAGGCAACTTGTAATCTTTGTCCGGGTAACGAAAGAAGTAATGGCAACAAGAACCCAAAGTATATAGACACTTTT ACTTTCGAAAACGACTTCCCCGCTCTCCTTCCTGGTCCTCTACCAACCCTTCAGCAACCTTCCAAAGTCAATTCATCAGATTCGCTTTTCGCATCTGAACCGATCAGGGGACGATGTAAAGTCATCTGCTTCCACCCCAAGCATGATCTTACAATTGCTAGGATGAACGTAGACGACGTGGTTAGGGTGATCGGGGAGTGGAAGAACGTCTACGTGGAGGAAGGACGGATGCTACAGGAAAGCAGTGGTCAAGGATACGTGCAAATATTTGAG AATCGGGGGGCTATGATGGGGGCCAGCGCACCTCACCCTCATGGACAA GTTTGGTCATTGTCCTA TGTACCTGATGAACCCCAAACGGAGCTGAACAACCTGGCTGCCTCAACTTTGGTATCTTCGGGTAACACTCCAGTGCGGGGCGACGGATGTCCGTGTTTGCTATGCACTTACgcagcagaagaagtgagGCGAAAGGAACGGGTGGTTGAGATTGACGTGGAGAGCGGATGGGTCGCAGTAGTCCCTTTTTGGGCTGTGTGGCCTTTTGAAACCCTTT TGCTTCCTTACAAGAGACACATTCCTTCCCTTATTCAGCTAAACGATAATGAAATAATCGGACTGGCTCGTATACTTCAGAGGCTTTTGGTAAGGTATGACAATCTTTTCTC ATGCCCATTCCCTTATTCCATGGGGCTGcatcaatctcctcttccaccttcaAACCCTGACGGCGATGTGGCTCacatccacttccacttctATCCGCCTCTTTTAAGGAGCGCCAGCGTACGCAAGTTTTTGGTTGGCTTTGAAATGATGGCTGAAGTACAA AGGGATTTAACTCCTGAACAAGCTGCATCAAGATTAAGAGCTTTGCCAGGGACCCATTATTTGGATCAGAAAATAGCAGTTTAG
- a CDS encoding hypothetical protein (Match to EST gb|CF185416.1|CF185416; HMMPfam hit to Adap_comp_sub, Adaptor complexes medium subunit family, score: 110.3, E(): 4.7e-30) has product MSKIDGIIILDTNGKPIICSNFASYLPSYATAHIDTFNAARKRALVNGPGRGMDPVLWVNTLDNGRTGMLGGGLCHSERNGLYFLVPIGQEVNPLFAFSFLESLLDILRNYLGDVTETTIKDNFDIVYMLIEETLDEGHPMTTETEMLKEIVLPPSLVRKIFGAAGVSGLQSTTTAPFTAPIPWRRPGVRHNNNEIYFDIEECLDAIVDRRGNTLTASVWGRINCNSRLSGNPDLLLNFSDPKRMHQCSFHPCVRYSRWMKDGVLSFIPPDGKFRLLEYESVINNARTSVPIQLKAGLTIGDYGGRFTLTLSSRLNTRPLEDINVSIFLGKGATSVSANASGERRPLHTQIGKEEAAEGFVGGGNWEFDPHTQILKWHLASLVSTERSPTLTGTFTSSEARPIVSPSFDVGFTIQNYSYSNLRVNQLKVQGDVMYKPFKGVKMIGRAGKIEVRW; this is encoded by the exons ATGTCAAAGATAGATGGAATCATCATCCTAGACACAAACGG CAAGCCCATCATCTGTTCAAACTTCGCCTCATATCTCCCATCGTATGCCACAGCACATATAGATACGTTCAATGCAGCTCGGAAGAGGGCATTGGTTAATGGCCCTGGTAGAGGGATGGATCCCGTTTTATGGGTGAACACACTTGACAATGGAAGGACAGGCATGTTGGGAGGAGGACTGTGCCATTCAGAACGAAATGGGCTGTACTTTTTGGTGCCAATAGGACAAGAAG TGAATCCGCTCTTCGCATTCTCATTCTTAGAGTCTCTTTTAGACATTCTTCGAAATTACTTGGGTGATGTGACGGAAACGACAATCAAAGATAACTTTGACATTGTTTATATG CTAATTGAAGAGACTCTTGATGAGGGACATCCCATGACGACAGAGACGGAGATGTTGAAGGAAAtcgttcttcctccaagctTGGTCCGGAAGATATTCGGTGCAGCCGGTGTTTCTGG TCTTCAGTCTACTACAACGGCGCCGTTTACAGCACCGATACCTTGGCGACGCCCGGGAGTGCGACATAATAATAACGAAATTTACTTTGATATTGAGGAATGTCTGGATGCAATTGTGGATAG GAGAGGGAATACTTTGACGGCCTCTGTCTGGGGTCGTATCAACTGTAACTCTCGCTTATCCGGTAATCCGGATCTCCTTCTTAACTTCTCCGATCCAAAACGCATGCATCAGTGCTCATTCCACCCTTGTGTTAG GTATTCTcgatggatgaaggatggtgttctctccttcatccctcCAGATGGCAAGTTCAGACTGCTAGAGTATGAATCTGTCATCAACAACGCGAGAACTTCTGTTCCTATACAGTTGAAAGCTGGATTGACGATTGGGGATTACGGCG GACGCTTCACACTTACTCTATCATCTCGCCTTAACACTCGACCTCTGGAGGATATAAATGTGTCTATCTTCCTTGGCAAAGGCGCAACATCGGTTAGTGCCAATGCCTCTGGTGAAAGGCGACCTTTACATACCCAGAttgggaaggaggaagctgCTGAAGGTTTTGTGGGAGGGGGAAATTGGGAGTTTGATCCGCATACGCAAATTCTCAAATGGCACCTTGCTTCTTTAGTCTCGACGGAGCGGTCGCCGACTTTAACTGGAACCTTTACCTCGAG TGAAGCTCGTCCTATCGTATCCCCATCCTTTGATGTCGGCTTTACCATTCAGAATTATTCGTACTCAAACCTCCGAGTGAATCAGCTCAAGGTGCAAGGTGATGTAATGTACAAGCCATTCAAGGGGGTAAAAATGATTGGCAGGGCTGGTAAAATAGAGGTGCGATGGTAG
- a CDS encoding hypothetical protein (Match to ESTs gb|CF193175.1|CF193175, gb|CF185943.1|CF185943, gb|CF183105.1|CF183105; HMMPfam hit to Ras, Ras family, score: 164.9, E(): 1.6e-46) yields the protein MSSTSGPLKRKVVIMGSTSVGKTSLTQQYVAPPTYTASYYPTIEDTSHKIVKYKGADYDIEIVDSAGLEEYSLFPGKYAVGVHGYMLVYSIASRQSFDMVPTIYDKILDYAGLESVPLVIVGQKTDLRDERSVTKEEGEALAKKLRAGFIESSAKDNANVSGAFEVLLEEMQKVYNPQPEKKKSSWWPW from the exons ATGTCCTCCACTTCTGGTCCTCTTAAGCGCAAGGTCGTTATCATGGGCTCGACCTCCGTTG GCAAGACTTCCTTGACTCAACAATACGTTGCCCCACCGACTTACACTGCTTCATACTATCCTACAATTGAGGATACTTCTCACAAGATTGTAAAATACAAGGGAGCCGATTACGACATCGAGATCGTCGATTCTGCTGGTCTC GAAGAATACTCTTTGTTCCCTGGCAAATATGCTGTTGGAGTCCATGGATACATGCTTGTATATTCCATCGCTTCTAGACAGTCCTTCGACATGGTGCCCACAATCTATGACAAGATCTTGGATTATGCTGGGCTAGAAAGTGTGCCCCTTGTCATTGTCGGGCAGAAAACTGATCTAAGAGATGAAAG ATCCGTCacgaaggaagagggtgaggcTTTGGCAAAGAAACTCCGCGCCGGTTTCATAGAATCTAGCGCCAAAGATAATGCCAATGTCT CCGGTGCTTTCGAAGTTTTGCTCGAGGAAATGCAGAAGGTGTACAATCCTCAGcccgagaagaagaagtctAGTTGGTGGCCTTGGTAA